A genome region from Tolypothrix sp. PCC 7712 includes the following:
- a CDS encoding phosphoketolase has product MTLASPTQSKPLTDEELRKINAYWRAANYLSVGQIYLLDNPLLREPLKLEHVKPRLLGHWGTTPGLNFIYVHLNRAIAKYDLNTIYIAGPGHGGPGLVANTYLEGTYSKFYPNISQDAEGMKRLFKQFSFPGGIPSHVAPETPGSIHEGGELGYALSHAYGAAFDNPDLLVACVIGDGEAETAALAASWHSNKFLNPVNDGAVLPILHLNGYKIANPTLLSRLSNEEIENLFLGYGYKPYFVEGSDPATVHQLFAATLDTIVTEIQSIQREARVHGFKDRPQWPMIILRTPKGWTGPKEVDGKKTEDFWRSHQVPFGEIANKPEHLRLLEDWMKSYKPEELFDANGSLIPELAELAPKGHRRMGDNPHANGGILLRDLKLPDFENYAVNVPQPGKVIAEATKVSGQFLRDVLKLNQESRNFRIVGPDETQSNRLDAVFEVTDRTWVAKTLPEDEHLSPDGRVMEILSETTCQGWLEGYLLTGRHGFFSCYEAFIHIIDSMFNQHAKWLKTTRHIPWRRPVASLNYLLTSHVWRQDHNGFSHQDPGFIDHVVNKKSEIIRVYLPPDANTLLSVTDHCLRSRNYVNVIVAGKQPALQYLDMDAAIKHCTKGIGIWEWASNDQNSEPDVVMACAGDIPTLETLAAVDILRQHFPDLKVRVVNVVDLMTLQPNSEHPHGLSPKDFDTIFTTNKPVIFAFHGYPWLIHRLTYRHTNHNNIHVRGYKEEGTTTTPFDMVVLNDLDRFHLVMDVCDRVPQLGYKAAYVKQMVQDKLIEHKHYIRRYGEDMPEIRDWQWPY; this is encoded by the coding sequence ATGACTTTAGCAAGTCCGACTCAATCCAAGCCTTTAACGGATGAAGAATTGCGGAAGATTAACGCCTACTGGCGCGCCGCTAATTATCTTTCAGTAGGACAAATATATCTTCTGGACAATCCGCTGCTACGAGAACCACTGAAGCTAGAACATGTCAAACCCAGACTTTTGGGTCACTGGGGAACAACGCCGGGACTGAACTTTATTTACGTTCATCTCAATCGCGCGATCGCAAAATACGACCTCAACACCATCTACATTGCTGGCCCCGGTCATGGTGGCCCTGGATTGGTGGCTAATACTTACCTAGAAGGCACATACAGCAAGTTCTACCCGAACATCTCCCAAGATGCAGAGGGGATGAAGCGCCTGTTTAAACAATTCTCTTTTCCTGGTGGGATTCCTAGCCACGTTGCACCAGAAACCCCAGGTTCAATTCACGAAGGCGGGGAATTAGGCTATGCTTTATCTCACGCATATGGTGCTGCTTTTGATAACCCCGATTTGCTAGTTGCTTGTGTAATTGGGGATGGGGAAGCGGAAACCGCAGCCTTAGCCGCTAGTTGGCACTCAAATAAGTTTCTTAATCCTGTAAATGATGGTGCTGTATTACCAATTCTGCACCTCAATGGTTATAAAATTGCTAACCCCACGTTACTATCACGGTTAAGCAACGAAGAAATCGAGAACCTGTTTTTGGGCTATGGCTATAAGCCTTACTTTGTCGAAGGTTCCGACCCAGCAACCGTGCATCAGTTATTTGCCGCTACACTGGATACAATAGTCACGGAAATTCAAAGTATTCAACGAGAAGCCCGCGTGCATGGTTTTAAAGACCGTCCGCAGTGGCCGATGATTATTTTAAGAACGCCTAAAGGCTGGACAGGGCCGAAAGAGGTAGACGGGAAAAAGACTGAAGATTTTTGGCGATCGCATCAAGTTCCCTTTGGAGAAATCGCCAACAAGCCAGAACACTTGAGATTACTCGAAGACTGGATGAAGAGTTACAAACCTGAAGAACTCTTCGACGCTAACGGTAGCTTAATTCCCGAACTTGCAGAACTCGCACCAAAGGGACATCGGCGCATGGGTGATAATCCCCACGCTAACGGCGGTATTTTATTGCGTGACCTGAAGCTACCCGATTTTGAAAACTATGCTGTTAATGTTCCCCAACCAGGAAAGGTAATTGCTGAAGCTACCAAAGTTTCCGGACAGTTTCTACGTGATGTCCTCAAACTGAACCAGGAAAGCCGCAATTTCCGCATCGTCGGCCCAGATGAAACCCAATCAAATCGCTTAGATGCGGTATTTGAAGTTACAGACCGGACATGGGTTGCTAAAACTCTCCCAGAAGACGAACACCTCTCCCCTGATGGGCGGGTGATGGAGATTCTCAGTGAAACTACTTGCCAAGGATGGTTAGAAGGCTACCTACTCACAGGTCGTCATGGATTCTTCTCCTGCTATGAGGCGTTCATCCACATTATTGATTCCATGTTCAACCAACACGCCAAGTGGCTGAAAACTACTCGTCACATCCCTTGGCGCAGACCTGTTGCATCCTTGAACTACCTGCTAACCTCCCACGTTTGGCGACAAGACCATAACGGTTTCTCTCACCAAGACCCTGGTTTTATCGACCATGTAGTTAATAAAAAATCAGAAATCATCCGCGTTTATCTTCCCCCCGATGCCAATACTTTGTTATCGGTAACAGACCATTGTTTGAGAAGCCGCAACTATGTCAACGTGATTGTGGCTGGTAAGCAACCAGCCCTACAATATCTAGATATGGATGCTGCTATCAAACACTGCACCAAAGGTATTGGCATTTGGGAATGGGCTAGCAACGATCAAAACAGCGAACCTGATGTAGTTATGGCTTGTGCTGGGGATATTCCCACCTTAGAAACCTTAGCGGCAGTGGATATTTTGCGTCAGCATTTCCCAGACTTAAAAGTCCGGGTAGTCAACGTAGTCGATTTAATGACACTACAGCCAAACAGCGAACATCCCCACGGTTTAAGCCCCAAAGATTTCGACACCATTTTCACTACTAACAAACCAGTAATCTTTGCATTTCATGGCTATCCTTGGCTAATCCATCGCTTAACCTATCGCCATACAAACCATAACAACATCCACGTCCGGGGCTACAAAGAAGAAGGAACCACCACCACACCCTTTGATATGGTTGTTCTCAACGATCTCGATCGCTTCCACTTAGTCATGGACGTATGCGATCGCGTACCCCAATTAGGATACAAAGCAGCTTACGTCAAGCAAATGGTGCAAGATAAGCTGATTGAGCATAAACACTACATTCGACGCTACGGCGAAGATATGCCAGAAATTCGCGATTGGCAATGGCCTTACTAA